One stretch of Cyanobium sp. Tous-M-B4 DNA includes these proteins:
- a CDS encoding major capsid protein, which yields MGLTLIEAAKYEHRLEHLAVLKTFSEGELLARLPFMNIAGSGLFYSAEQELPSVGFRAVNEGYTQSYGVVDQRAEAVHLFGGDVDVDRSIVDLMGPEARASQIEMKVRSMRLTLEATVINGDTASNPRAFDGLSKRLPPGNPMAINNASGAIPGAPLNFDRLDELIDSVNAYGGSKVLVMSKAMRRQLNALARASIGGGVYQTSTNSYGMTVHRYQDCDILTVDRDAQGVEVMGYDEAGGTSSIYCCTFGDQGVTGLQGPFQGRYGISVRDLGEVPDAPVFRTRVDWYVGFAVLQPRAAGRLFNITPAA from the coding sequence ATGGGCCTCACCCTCATCGAGGCAGCCAAATACGAGCACCGGCTTGAGCACCTCGCTGTGCTCAAGACCTTCTCGGAGGGCGAACTGCTCGCCCGGCTGCCGTTCATGAACATCGCCGGCAGCGGCCTCTTCTATTCCGCCGAGCAGGAACTGCCCTCGGTGGGCTTCCGCGCCGTCAACGAGGGCTACACCCAGAGCTACGGCGTGGTGGACCAGCGCGCAGAAGCGGTGCACCTCTTTGGCGGTGACGTGGATGTGGACCGCTCGATCGTGGACCTGATGGGCCCGGAGGCCCGCGCCAGCCAGATCGAGATGAAGGTGCGCTCGATGCGGTTGACGCTGGAGGCGACCGTGATCAACGGCGACACCGCCAGCAACCCCCGCGCCTTTGACGGCTTGAGCAAGCGGCTGCCGCCCGGCAACCCAATGGCGATCAACAACGCCTCCGGCGCTATCCCCGGTGCACCGCTGAACTTCGATCGGCTCGATGAGCTGATCGATTCGGTGAATGCCTATGGCGGCAGCAAGGTGCTGGTGATGAGCAAGGCGATGCGCCGCCAGCTCAATGCCCTCGCCCGCGCCTCCATCGGCGGCGGCGTTTACCAGACCAGCACCAACTCCTACGGGATGACGGTGCATCGCTACCAGGACTGCGACATCCTCACCGTCGACCGCGATGCCCAGGGCGTCGAGGTGATGGGCTACGACGAAGCGGGCGGCACCAGCTCGATCTACTGCTGCACCTTTGGCGATCAGGGCGTGACCGGCCTGCAGGGCCCGTTCCAGGGCCGCTACGGCATCTCGGTGCGGGACCTGGGCGAGGTGCCCGATGCCCCGGTGTTCCGCACCCGCGTGGATTGGTACGTGGGCTTTGCCGTGCTGCAGCCCCGCGCCGCCGGCCGTCTGTTCAACATCACCCCCGCTGCCTGA
- a CDS encoding collagen-like protein, with translation MAWIPSGSLKGPQGDPGPQGPQGVQGQPGADGAQGVQGPQGPAGMQGVAGPEGPQGQQGIQGAPGLGITFKGHVATVADLPADAAQGDAYIVQADDSFRVWDATSSTWVDGGSIQGPQGIAGPQGPQGLQGEPGPQGLQGVEGPAGPHGNRGTGWFTGSGAPTTVPGSVPGDLYLDQTSGDVYVLS, from the coding sequence ATGGCCTGGATTCCCTCCGGTTCGCTCAAGGGCCCGCAAGGGGATCCCGGCCCGCAGGGACCTCAGGGGGTACAGGGCCAACCCGGTGCCGATGGCGCCCAGGGCGTGCAAGGCCCACAGGGACCAGCGGGTATGCAGGGCGTTGCCGGCCCGGAAGGACCGCAGGGCCAGCAGGGCATCCAGGGTGCTCCGGGCCTGGGCATCACCTTCAAGGGGCATGTGGCCACCGTGGCAGACCTGCCCGCCGATGCAGCCCAGGGCGATGCCTACATCGTGCAAGCGGATGACTCCTTCCGCGTCTGGGACGCCACCAGCAGCACCTGGGTGGATGGGGGGTCGATCCAGGGACCCCAAGGCATCGCCGGCCCACAGGGACCGCAAGGCCTGCAGGGAGAGCCCGGCCCCCAGGGCCTGCAGGGAGTAGAGGGTCCTGCCGGGCCCCATGGCAACCGCGGCACCGGCTGGTTCACCGGCAGTGGCGCACCCACAACCGTGCCCGGATCTGTGCCGGGTGATCTGTATCTGGATCAAACCAGCGGTGATGTGTACGTGCTGAGCTGA
- a CDS encoding DUF86 domain-containing protein: MNKDRLYLESIRDCLERIAEYTEPGEAAFLASRLIQDGVIRNLEVIGKATKNLSEDLRAANPSIPWRQIAGMRDVLIHDYLKVNLSRVWRTVESDLPPLDAAVQRLLQQDSPQL, encoded by the coding sequence GTGAACAAGGACCGCCTCTACCTGGAAAGCATTCGCGATTGCCTTGAGCGCATCGCCGAGTACACAGAGCCCGGGGAAGCCGCATTTCTGGCATCGCGCCTGATTCAGGACGGTGTGATTCGCAATCTGGAAGTCATCGGCAAGGCCACCAAGAACCTCAGTGAAGACCTGAGGGCTGCCAATCCCTCCATCCCCTGGCGGCAGATCGCAGGGATGCGAGACGTGCTGATTCACGACTACCTCAAAGTCAATCTCAGCCGGGTCTGGCGAACCGTCGAGAGCGATCTGCCGCCGCTGGATGCAGCCGTGCAGCGACTGCTCCAGCAGGACTCCCCTCAACTGTGA
- a CDS encoding nucleotidyltransferase family protein, with translation MTIASTGTPSIRERLETLRPAVLEVAQRYGASNLRVFGSVALNQEHEDSDLDLLVDLPPSQSLLALVGMGQELEQLLGCPVDVAEPDSLHPLIRSEVLQQAVGL, from the coding sequence ATGACCATCGCCAGCACGGGCACACCCAGCATCCGCGAGCGGCTTGAGACGCTCCGGCCTGCCGTATTGGAGGTTGCCCAGCGCTATGGGGCCTCCAACCTGCGGGTGTTCGGCTCTGTGGCCCTCAATCAGGAGCATGAGGACAGCGACCTCGATCTGCTGGTCGATTTGCCGCCAAGTCAGTCATTGCTGGCGTTGGTGGGTATGGGTCAGGAGCTAGAGCAACTGCTTGGTTGTCCGGTTGATGTGGCCGAGCCCGATTCGCTCCATCCGCTGATTCGCTCTGAAGTCCTGCAGCAGGCCGTGGGTCTGTGA
- a CDS encoding Fic family protein produces the protein MSRYRVVGAEAECEPSSNGLVLRNLLGITDPEEMANVEQGLLRQLYQAVLSDPAYQGRLTTAMLTSWHSRWLENIYTWAGAERSVNVSKDGFLFAPALFIPDLLLEYQQQQLDVLTPCRPTSIDELLYALSSVHVELILIHPFREGNGRIARLLCDVMAFQAEIGPLDYTEWDRSPGEYFAAIQAGHGRDLEPMQQLFRRLLSAAD, from the coding sequence ATGAGCCGCTACCGCGTCGTTGGCGCAGAAGCTGAGTGCGAACCAAGCTCCAATGGACTGGTGTTGCGAAACCTTCTGGGTATCACCGATCCAGAGGAAATGGCCAACGTTGAGCAGGGGCTTCTGCGCCAGCTCTACCAAGCGGTGCTGAGTGATCCCGCCTACCAGGGCAGGCTGACGACGGCGATGCTGACTTCATGGCACAGCCGTTGGTTGGAGAACATTTACACATGGGCAGGAGCTGAGAGGAGTGTCAATGTCAGCAAAGATGGCTTCCTCTTTGCACCGGCTCTCTTTATTCCTGATCTGTTGCTTGAGTACCAACAGCAGCAACTCGATGTCTTAACACCATGCAGGCCAACGAGCATCGATGAGCTGCTTTATGCGCTGAGTTCAGTGCATGTTGAGCTGATCTTGATTCACCCTTTCCGCGAAGGCAATGGACGCATTGCACGGCTTCTGTGCGACGTGATGGCTTTTCAAGCCGAGATCGGCCCCTTGGACTACACGGAATGGGATCGAAGTCCAGGGGAGTATTTCGCGGCGATCCAAGCCGGTCATGGACGCGACCTTGAGCCGATGCAGCAGCTCTTCAGGCGATTGTTATCAGCCGCCGATTGA